From Trichoderma atroviride chromosome 1, complete sequence, one genomic window encodes:
- a CDS encoding uncharacterized protein (EggNog:ENOG41~SECRETED:SignalP(1-15)~CAZy:GH43): MKGFVIASALGMAAAAPNVAVPYANTAPSANITLENIQKIDMSMAGGRPSKRTLHGPFMGDFPDPSIIWGDGSWKAYATSSQGKHVPVAVSNDGLTGWTLQSQDALPNTGWANAGAGIWAPDVQKNDAGTYVMYFTGTNSNGAHCIGAATSNAAAGPFTPTASPLICDDANGGVIDPSGYDDGVNRWILWKVDGNSRGGATTCQGGTPSGSYMPTPIKIQRMARDALTLLDSPSTILDNQGAANDGVVEAPVIYKIANNNYVLFYSAHCYSSDDYDIEYAFSSTINGAYTNRGILARTISNLGIYGPGGLDLDPNGVNVVFHGRTTANTPNGARNLYTANLAINANHAITGANW; encoded by the exons ATGAAGGGTTTCGTCATTGCTTCGGCTCTTGGGATGGCTGCGGCCGCCCCTAATGTAGCTGTTCCCTATGCCAACACAGCTCCTTCAGCCAACATCACTCTCGAAAATATCCAAAAGATTGACATGAGCATGGCTGGAGGCCGACCCAGCAAGCGTACGCTTCACGGCCCCTTTATGGGCGACTTCCCCGACCCCTCGATTATTTGGGGCGATGGTTCTTGGAAGGCATATGCAACTTCGTCACAAGGGAAGCACGTCCCTGTTGCTGTATCCAACGATGGCCTCACCGGCTGGACGCTGCAGTCTCAAGATGCATTGCCCAACACCGGATGGGCTaatgctggcgctggaatCTGGGCCCCGGACGTTCAGAAGAAT GACGCTGGCACCTATGTCATGTACTTTACTGGCACGAACAGCAACGGTGCTCATTGCATCGGCGCTGCCACATCAAATGCTGCCGCCGGCCCCTTTACCCCTACGGCAAGCCCTCTGATCTGCGAtgatgccaatggcggcgTCATTGACCCTTCGGGCTACGACGATGGAGTCAACCGCTGGATCCTGTGGAAGGTTGACGGCAACAGCCGTGGTGGTGCCACCACCTGCCAGGGCGGCACGCCTTCGGGATCTTACATGCCAACGCCCATCAAGATCCAGCGCATGGCTCGCGATGctttgacgctgctggaTAGCCCCAGCACGATCCTCGACAACCAGGGAGCTGCCAACGACGGCGTTGTCGAGGCCCCCGTCATTTACAAGATTGCCAACAACAACTACGTTCTCTTCTACAGCGCCCACTGCTACTCAAGCGATGACTACGACATTGAGTATGCCTTTTCATCGACAATCAACGGGGCTTACACCAACCGtggcatcttggccaggACCATCTCCAACCTCGGCATCTACGGTCCCGGCGGCTTGGATCTCGACCCTAACGGCGTCAATGTTGTCTTCCACGGCCGAACTACCGCCAACACTCCCAACGGCGCGAGGAACCTGTACACCGCCAACCTTGCCATCAACGCTAACCATGCCATTACTGGTGCAAACTGGTAA
- a CDS encoding uncharacterized protein (EggNog:ENOG41) translates to MVSQPHMFGLYAGFCLAAHMREDAEDVCGEDDMAVLVMKDNSAFFFDDQDARHWWIRTFIAPSAATPDTTGKDVATVELSNFQLYASIGAWNMVELMMPKVGDDEEKIELALWDALQQGHTRATRLLLLRAGSFNQNIWLESLKRCCRYGYADVMNLVLSCWPESSELKPSLEDVQSCLDTIAEYGQWHVISRLQEAFSGLFGSIKRETLAVLIEKAAKHGWDGVIYELLLIDLRKRKSDTQTVFDNSNSEDGGERNVDQDESQNRNDGAAAGAGDGNEDWLSDAVIQAAKFGGRTEALEQLLDQGADIESEDGQDATPLLLSCLTGRERSVQILLDQGADPDHVAFRSAQYRALHIAARDGNGPIIRMLLGAGASVNVKIAAPDGDTPLHLAISNYAGDSQFLEAARILLEFGADVNVKNGHHRSPLQIAIDLTKREDMIQLLLDVGGKIDKVDESEESALDYSNFLSAYWWAIDNNRPRIVRSLVKKNPRLLSEISENGSNGLETCMQYERTSLKDTLPPTSLCWPAIWEEWNKAEKPRFEADGLEIVFQGKGGESPRISNDGAITVRADHPFPPRELGLSYSYFELTILEYVAQEDSNSLECAIGLTGEFTNLVHALPGWNVWSVGYHNDNGGIYEQGSRPIATVEPYGIGQTVGCGIDYESGQYFFTCDGAVFGDQAL, encoded by the exons ATGGTCTCACAACCTCATATGTTCGGACTCTACGCAGGCTTTTGTCTAGCTGCTCATATGAGAGAGGATGCTGAAGATGTTTGCGGAGAGGATGATATGGCCGTGCTAGTCATGAAAGACAACTccgctttcttcttcgatgaCCAAGATGCCAGACACTGGTGGATCCGAACATTTATTGCGCCATCGGCTGCCACGCCTGATACTACAGGAAAAGATGTGGCGACTGTTGAACTCTCCAATTTTCAGCTCTATGCGTCGATAGGCGCCTGGAATATGGTAGAATTAATGATGCCAAAAGTTggtgatgacgaagagaagATTGAGCTCGCTCTCTGGGATGCTTTGCAACAGGGGCACACAAGGGCTACCAGATTGCTTCTTCTTAGAGCAGGGAGCTTCAATCAGAACATATGGCTTGAATCCCTCaaaagatgctgcagatATGGCTACGCAGACGTGATGAACCTTGTTCTTTCATGTTGGCCCGAAAGTTCCGAGCTTAAGCCTTCGTTGGAGGATGTACAAAGCTGTCTTGATACAATCGCTGAGTACGGCCAGTGGCATGTCATTTCACGGCTGCAGGAAGCATTTTCAGGCTTGTTTGGTTCTATAAAGAGGGAAACATTGGCGGTTTTGATTGAAAAGGCTGCCAAGCACGGCTGGGACGGCGTCATCTatgagctgctgttgataGATTTACGCAAGCGGAAATCTGATACTCAAACGGTGTTTGACAATTCGAACagcgaagatggaggggaaaGAAATGTGGATCAAGATGAGAGCCAGAATAGGAATGatggagctgcagctggagctggagatggaaacgAAGATTGGCTGAGCGATGCGGTTATCCAGGCCGCAAAGTTTG GAGGCAGAACCGAAGCACTGGAGCAACTACTAGATCAAGGAGCGGACATTGAATCTGAAGACGGTCAAGATGCTACaccactgctgctgtcctGTCTTACAGGCCGTGAGAGGTCTGTCCAGATTTTATTAGACCAAGGCGCTGATCCAGACCATGTTGCGTTCAGATCAGCACAATACCGCGCTCTTCATATTGCAGCTCGCGATGGTAACGGGCCCATTATTCGAATGCTACTGGGCGCTGGAGCTTCAGTAAATGTTAAAATAGCCGCTCCTGACGGTGATACTCCTCTGCACCTTGCGATATCCAATTACGCAGGCGATAGCCAGTTCCTGGAGGCAGCCAGAATCCTTCTCGAGTTTGGCGCCGACGTCAACGTCAAGAATGGCCACCATAGATCCCCGCTGCAAATAGCCATTGACCTAACAAAGCGTGAAGATATGATACAGCTTCTTCTGGATGTTGGTGGTAAGATTGACAAGGTGGACGAAAGTGAAGAGTCTGCTTTGGACTATTCGAATTTCCTTTCAGCGTATTGGTGGGCTATCGATAACAACAGGCCTAGGATAGTGCGATCATTGGTCAAGAAGAATCCACGTCTGCTCAGCGAAATATCCGAAAATGGCTCTAATGGATTGGAGACATGTATGC AGTATGAAAGAACAAGCTTGAAAGATACCCTGCCCCCGACAAGTCTTTGCTGGCCGGCAATATGGGAAGAATGGAATAAGGCTGAAAAGCCGCGCTTTGAAGCTGATGGCCTGGAGATTGTTTTCCAAGGCAAAG GAGGAGAATCACCGCGTATAAGCAACGACGGAGCTATCACTGTTCGGGCCGACCATCCCTTTCCTCCCCGCGAGCTGGGTTTGTCATATTCATACTTTGAACTAACAATTCTAGAATATGTTGCACAAGAAGATTCTAATAGCCTAGAATGTGCGATTGGCTTGACTGGAGAATTCACCAATCTAGTTCACGCTTTGCCAGGGTGGAATGTATGGTCAGTTGGCTATCATAACGACAATGGTGGGATTTATGAGCAAGGCTCCCGTCCCATTGCTACAGTCGAGCCATATGGAATAGGCCAGACTGTTGGCTGCGGTATCGACTATGAGAGCGGTCAATATTTCTTTACATGCGATGGAGCGGTT TTCGGGGATCAAGCACTCTAA
- a CDS encoding uncharacterized protein (EggNog:ENOG41~TransMembrane:1 (i12-34o)) has product MQALVSVYQKLLEFFVSAYGLLMTRGAILVLAVISNADTLPDIAKDFLKQAEHLQKIVDKAILDIFQDIKALLYDEKSHDKPPQQSRHHAILLSLRADSACGLPLEKPQFKTWYRAFDSQQLAILGDIRSGKSVTMGFLIDELCRRRNHQLPQPMILYHYYQNDETGHALYIFSSLILSLLEQRVRNFELSTNAHKLADFFQRTAEELDRPLYLIIDGLDECDTKSRGILFKFLQSPS; this is encoded by the exons ATGCAGGCACTCGTGTCGGTCTACCAGAAACTTCTCGAGTTCTTTGTCTCTGCCTACGGGTTATTGATGACGAGAGGGGCTATACTGGTGTTGGCTGTAATATCAAATGCCGACACTCTACCAGATATTGCCAAAGACTTCTTGAAACAAGCCGAACACCTCCAAAAAATTGTGGACAAAGCCATTCTCGATATTTTCCAAGACATTAAAGCGCTGCTTTACGATGAGAAAA GTCACGATAAGCCGCCTCAGCAGAGTCGCCATCATGCCATTTTACTGTCCCTCCGAGCTGATTCAGCTTGCGGACTCCCTCTGGAAAAGCCCCAGTTCAAGACCTGGTATCGGGCATTCGATTCTCAGCAACTGGCCATTCTCGGAGATATAAGAAGCGGCAAGAGCGTCACGATGGGCTTTCTCATTGATGAGCTATGTCGGCGAAGAAACCACCAGTTGCCACAACCCATGATTCTATATCACTACTACCAGAATGATGAGACGGGGCACGCGTTATACATATTCTCTTCCTTGATTCTATCGCTTCTTGAACAGCGTGTTAGAAATTTCGAGCTTTCGACAAATGCCCATAAGTTGGCCGATTTCTTTCAGAGGACTGCTGAAGAACTTGATCGGCCACTTTACCTGATAATAGATGGCTTGGACGAGTGCGACACGAAATCTCGTGgtatactttttaaatttctACAAAGTCCATCATAA
- a CDS encoding uncharacterized protein (EggNog:ENOG41): MCDVLSFEESNVHVLNHGLYCLAVGLTSKIRKSNDNLIAALKSSPNDVFSNMSPEARSDAYNKMLVASGPIFVFQESTSRPVEFFSPGKPTQLPALALTKCRDYNEQETNAVFYGSNHFHLVDTTARRETSILQAFLGSITSTNAHLLSHLSLSFPALEAVQERSEASGLRQDGMRSLKLL, encoded by the exons ATGTGCGATGTTCTCTCCTTTGAAGAGAGCAACGTCCACGTCTTGAACCACGGTCTGTACTGCCTCGCGGTAGGCCTCACTTCAAAGATCCGAAAGAGCAACGACAACCTCATTGCCGCGCTCAAGA GCTCGCCAAATGATGTCTTCTCCAACATGTCGCCAGAGGCTCGCAGCGACGCTTACAACAAAATGCTTGTCGCCTCGGGTCCGATTTTCGTCTTCCAGGAATCAACAAGCCGACCGGTAGAATTCTTTTCGCCTGGCAAACCAACTCAATTGCCTGCGCTGGCGTTGACTAAATGTCGAGATTACAACGAACAAGAAACCAACGCAGTTTTCTACGGCTCGAATCACTTCCACCTTGTCGACACCACGGCGCGACGCGAAACTTCGATCCTACAAGCCTTTCTAGGCTCAATTACGTCAACCAATGCGCATCTGCTGTCCCATTTATCCCTCAGCTTCCCTGCACTTGAGGCGGTACAAGAACGATCCGAAGCGTCAGGACTCCGGCAAGATGGGATGCGCAGCTTAAAGCTTCTCTAA
- a CDS encoding uncharacterized protein (EggNog:ENOG41) — MSTNRLIENISQLREVEIDVLHAMEGEVSSASIPYETVYREFQSGCWQTALLYTPEGGNEDGTVRDGAAIPTELVRKLPAIYQFLEDLGLDYFTVRIARNSPDSWLWEHRDYNELAAQKSRLRLHVPLVSSPSALVHFDESAICMASGWIWKLNPTVSHAISNTGLEPRTHLILDCYVNQRLREMLHHEILQQDCVQQLPHLTPEERKALINQAGILLTQNGMREAEEYLLKTFHKFNLGGETSYDLVIDFYKGIGFRSRENYWISVQFSHIHRRAKVDVHETMESLQSTVFSNLHNLSSLPQFEILQSISQTCRHCSGLEQLFVRGSLARGDFDLNSDVDLLCVVAAPEYINFIEKVDSDIKAHHGALMERWVDTIVKDFGGIGFVYLLQTEKGPFQLDLYVSCSGHPSFARLATVPHKVQIFRQTPDESQTKAHLNVLLYRLHSKEIKCYISALHGLGPSVSRLLTELGILGFMIAKCLGRGDIFVALSEYHMWQRCFIKLARSKFDKPHLEYGFYHLKRLMAKPSESGHLYEALQAMCDHPLTIQNFREVHRFAMRFALQQFPNEYNQLKGMIQSITQCIEGRRIGSLASHLSPWPNDALHLLKPS, encoded by the coding sequence aTGTCTACCAACAGATTGATTGAAAACATCTCACAGTTGCGCGAGGTTGAGATTGATGTGTTACACGCCATGGAGGGCGAGGTCAGCAGCGCCAGTATTCCATACGAGACAGTCTATCGCGAGTTTCAATCTGGTTGTTGGCAAACCGCCTTGTTATATACGCCAGAGGGAGGGAATGAGGATGGCACTGTGCGCGATGGCGCTGCAATCCCGACAGAATTGGTCCGTAAACTCCCGGCGATATACCAATTTCTTGAAGATTTAGGTCTGGATTATTTTACTGTGAGGATCGCGCGGAATAGTCCTGATTCCTGGCTGTGGGAGCATCGAGACTACAATGAGCTTGCCGCTCAAAAGTCCAGATTACGGCTGCATGTGCCTCTGGTATCCAGTCCAAGTGCTTTGGTCCATTTTGACGAATCTGCGATATGTATGGCATCCGGATGGATTTGGAAACTAAACCCTACCGTCAGCCACGCGATATCCAACACTGGCTTGGAGCCACGTACGCATCTGATTCTTGATTGCTACGTCAACCAACGCCTACGAGAAATGCTACATCATGAGATTCTGCAACAAGACTGCGTTCAACAGCTGCCTCACCTAACGCCAGAGGAACGCAAAGCGCTTATTAACCAAGCGGGAATTTTGCTCACTCAAAACGGCATGAGAGAGGCTGAGGAGTACCTCCTCAAGACATTTCACAAGTTCAATCTCGGTGGGGAAACCAGTTACGATCTTGTCATTGACTTTTATAAAGGGATTGGCTTTCGAAGTCGTGAAAATTATTGGATCTCTGTGCAGTTCTCTCACATTCATCGTCGTGCCAAGGTCGATGTTCATGAGACTATGGAGAGCCTACAGAGTACCGTCTTCTCAAACCTGCATAACTTGAGCAGCTTGCCGCAGTTTGAAATTCTCCAGAGCATTTCGCAAACTTGTCGCCACTGCTCGGGTCTTGAACAACTTTTTGTGCGTGGATCTTTGGCGCGTGGAGATTTCGATTTGAACTCGGATGTCGATTTGCTCTGTGTGGTCGCAGCGCCGGAATACATCAATTTTATCGAAAAGGTGGATTCTGACATCAAAGCGCACCATGGAGCATTGATGGAAAGATGGGTTGATACCATTGTCAAGGATTTCGGCGGCATCGGCTTCGTCTACCTACTGCAAACTGAAAAGGGGCCATTTCAACTAGATCTCTACGTTTCCTGTTCAGGGCACCCATCTTTCGCACGTTTGGCAACTGTTCCGCACAAGGTGCAAATATTTCGTCAAACCCCTGATGAGAGCCAAACCAAAGCGCATCTCAATGTATTGCTCTATCGACTACACAGCAAGGAAATTAAATGCTACATCTCTGCTTTGCATGGCCTCGGGCCCTCAGTCAGCCGGCTTTTGACAGAATTGGGTATTCTGGGTTTCATGATTGCAAAATGTCTCGGGCGTGGCGATATCTTTGTGGCTCTTAGCGAATATCACATGTGGCAAAGGTGCTTTATCAAGCTCGCGCGCTCCAAATTCGATAAACCGCATCTAGAGTACGGCTTCTATCATTTGAAGCGGCTCATGGCCAAGCCCAGCGAGAGTGGCCATCTATATGAGGCTTTGCAAGCAATGTGTGACCATCCACTAACGATACAGAACTTTAGAGAGGTGCAT